One genomic segment of Gossypium arboreum isolate Shixiya-1 chromosome 3, ASM2569848v2, whole genome shotgun sequence includes these proteins:
- the LOC128290580 gene encoding uncharacterized protein LOC128290580 produces the protein MDPNRAIANEVESNVPAPTQRIAPSESRLVAVPVVPQGIELLRFNKPPVDKICKHGAKEFRANVVDDPEKVEFCLENTIRWWNTLVLVAPRERVIWEFFQTEFRKKYISQWFLDQKHKEFLELKQSYMTVTEHEREFVWLSKYAREYVSTEEIMCKQFVNSLNEDIKLLVEILDLKEFLVVIDRACKAEDFSQEKRKADSEARDSRKRPMNKPYHSSSKRS, from the exons atggatcccaatcgagctatagctAATGAGGTTGAAAGTAATGTGCCAGCTCCCACTCAAAGGATAGCGCCTTCTGAATCTAGACTCGTAGCGG TTCccgtagttcctcaaggtatAGAACTTTTAAGATttaataagcctccagttgataagatttgtAAACACGGGGCTAAAGAGTTCAGAGCTAATGTTGTCGATGATCCTGAGAAAGTTGAGTTTTGCCTTGAAAACactatcaga tggtggaatacgTTAGTATTAGTGGCACCGAGAGAGAGAGTCatttgggagttctttcagactgagtttcggaagaaatacataaGCCAATGGTTTTtggatcaaaagcacaaagaatttttagaattgaaacagaGCTATATGACTGTAACTGAGCACGAGAGAGAATTTGTGtggttgagtaaatatgctcgagagtatgtttctaccgaagagatCATGTGCAAGCAGTTTGTTAAcagtttgaatgaagacattaaactccTGGTTGAGATTTTAGATTTGAAAGAATTTTTGGTAGTAATTGacagagcttgtaaagccgaagattttagccaagaaaagaggaaagctgaTTCTGAGGCTAGGGATTCGAGGAAAAGACCGatgaataaaccttatcattcttcatcaaagaGATCCTGA